Proteins encoded in a region of the Artemia franciscana unplaced genomic scaffold, ASM3288406v1 Scaffold_6838, whole genome shotgun sequence genome:
- the LOC136043500 gene encoding zinc finger protein 37 homolog — protein sequence MHPTEFQNFELKKFENIVMSNNRLDVPSALTVVTETAPRRKVHIRKYTGEKLYECKECKKKYSSKSALTAHMRTHTGEFYECRECKKKFSWRSGLTVHIRTHNGEKPYKCELCQKKFSQKSSLTLHMTTHNRENPYECKLCQKMFSRKTSLTIHMRTHTGEKFYECKKCKKKFSSESGLNLHIRIHNGEKPYECELCQRKFSQKPSLNQHKRTHNGKKWRKDLNFMNVKNAKGNFLGCHG from the coding sequence ATGCATCCCACtgaattccaaaattttgaattaaaaaagtttgaaaatattgttaTGAGTAACAATCGCCTGGACGTACCATCAGCGCTGACAGTTGTCACAGAAACGGCACCAAGGAGAAAAGTGCATATAAGAAAATACACTGGTGAAAAATTATATGAatgtaaagaatgcaaaaagaaatattcttcGAAGTCAGCCTTGACTGCGCATATGAGAACCCACACTGGTGAATTCTATGAATGTAgagaatgcaaaaagaaattttcttggagGTCAGGTTTGACTGTGCATATTAGAACCCACAACGGAGAAAAACCCTATAAGTGTGAATTAtgtcaaaagaaattttctcagAAGTCAAGTCTGACTTTGCATATGACAACCCACAATAGAGAAAACCCCTATGAATGTAAGCTGTGTCAAAAGATGTTTTCTCGAAAGACAAGTTTGACTATTCATATGAGAACCCACACTGgtgaaaaattctatgaatgtaaaaaatgcaaaaagaaattttcttcggAGTCAGGGTTGAATCTGCATATTAGAATTCACAATGGAGAAAAACCCTATGAATGTGAACTATGTCAAAGGAAATTTTCGCAAAAGCCAAGTTTGAATCAGCATAAGAGAACCCACAATGgcaaaaaatggagaaaagatTTGAATTTTATGAACGTAAAGAATGCAAAAGGAAATTTTCTTGGATGTCATGGTTGA
- the LOC136043501 gene encoding zinc finger protein 157-like, whose amino-acid sequence MQKKFSWKSGLIVHIRTHNGEKPCKCELCQKKFSQKSSLTLHMTTHNGENPYECKLCQKMFSRKTSLTSHMRTHTGEKFYECKKCKKKFSSKSGLNLHIRIHNGEKPYECELCQRKFLKKPSLNWHKRTHNGKNWRKDLNFMNVKNAKRNFLGNQG is encoded by the coding sequence AtgcaaaagaaattttcttggaagTCAGGCTTGATTGTGCATATTAGAACCCACAATGGAGAAAAACCCTGTAAGTGTGAATTAtgtcaaaagaaattttctcagAAGTCGAGTCTGACTTTGCATATGACAACCCACAATGGAGAAAACCCCTATGAATGTAAGCTGTGTCAAAAGATGTTTTCTCGAAAGACAAGTTTGACTAGTCATATGAGAACCCACACTGgtgaaaaattctatgaatgtaaaaaatgcaaaaagaaattttcttcgaAGTCAGGGTTGAATCTGCATATTAGAATTCACAATGGAGAAAAACCCTATGAATGTGAACTATGTCaaaggaaatttttgaaaaagccaaGTTTGAATTGGCATAAGAGAACCCACAATGGCAAAAACTGGAGAAAAGATTTGAATTTTATGAACgtaaagaatgcaaaaagaaattttcttggaaatcaGGGTTGA